In Phyllobacterium zundukense, the following are encoded in one genomic region:
- a CDS encoding NADH:flavin oxidoreductase/NADH oxidase, producing MSTAVLFQPIRIRGLNLLNRIVIAPMCQYSAEDGCMNEWHLIHLGKLALSGAALLTIEATAVVPEGRITYADVGLWNERCYAAMGLVLESIRRWTDMPIGIQLSHAGRKASTEVPWKGGGQIPPTEALGWQTVAPSELRYSKGMFPPESLDKEGLKRVRDAFATAARRTAKLGLDLVQVHAAHGYLLHQFLSPLSNRRGDEYGGSLANRMRFPLEVFDAVRSEVPAEMPVSIRVSATDWVDGGWDLEQTLQFAAELQRRGCDAIHVSSGGLHPGQCIPVGPGYQVPFARTVKKEVKMPVVAVGLITGFDQAEAIVGTGDADMVALGRTIIFDPNWPWHAAAELGGKVRVPAQYLRSQPSRFRDLFANE from the coding sequence ATGTCCACCGCGGTTCTCTTCCAACCCATCAGAATACGAGGATTAAATCTCCTCAACCGCATCGTGATCGCGCCTATGTGCCAGTACTCTGCTGAAGACGGCTGTATGAACGAGTGGCATCTCATTCACCTCGGAAAGCTCGCATTATCTGGAGCGGCTTTGCTGACCATTGAGGCGACGGCGGTCGTGCCGGAGGGGCGTATCACTTATGCTGACGTCGGGTTGTGGAACGAGCGGTGCTATGCGGCGATGGGACTTGTTCTTGAGAGCATACGTCGCTGGACGGACATGCCGATCGGGATACAGCTCAGCCATGCCGGCCGGAAGGCATCGACTGAAGTTCCCTGGAAAGGTGGAGGACAGATACCACCGACCGAGGCACTGGGCTGGCAGACCGTTGCTCCGTCGGAGCTTAGGTACAGTAAAGGGATGTTCCCCCCCGAATCCTTGGACAAGGAGGGTTTGAAGCGTGTTCGTGATGCATTCGCGACCGCCGCAAGACGCACCGCCAAGCTTGGCTTGGATTTGGTGCAGGTCCATGCCGCTCACGGATATCTCCTCCACCAGTTCCTCTCCCCGTTGAGCAATCGCCGTGGCGATGAGTACGGAGGATCCCTGGCTAATCGGATGCGTTTTCCCCTTGAAGTATTTGATGCCGTCCGCTCGGAGGTGCCTGCCGAGATGCCGGTCTCGATCAGGGTGTCCGCCACGGATTGGGTTGATGGAGGCTGGGACCTGGAGCAGACACTTCAATTCGCTGCGGAACTGCAGCGGCGCGGTTGCGACGCCATACACGTCTCCAGCGGCGGCTTGCACCCTGGTCAGTGCATCCCGGTCGGACCAGGATATCAGGTCCCGTTTGCCCGTACTGTCAAGAAAGAGGTCAAGATGCCGGTCGTCGCCGTTGGACTTATAACAGGCTTCGATCAGGCCGAAGCTATTGTTGGAACGGGCGACGCCGACATGGTGGCGCTCGGTAGGACAATCATCTTCGACCCGAACTGGCCATGGCATGCCGCAGCGGAGCTTGGCGGCAAGGTGCGCGTTCCTGCGCAATATCTGCGCTCCCAACCCAGCCGTTTCAGAGACCTGTTCGCGAACGAGTAA
- a CDS encoding NAD-dependent succinate-semialdehyde dehydrogenase, whose product MAYQSVNPATGKVLKTFNNHSDDEIERALNLAHSLYKSPWCKGDRGPRLEVLNRFSKLAHERLEELARILTLEMGKRINEARTEVRITADIAQYYAENAESLLAREKVATSKGDAWLEYHPIGVVVAVEPWNFPFYQLIRVAGPNLAIGNPVLAKHASMVPQAAVAFEELLTEAGVPEGAWKNIFATGDQVSKLIADDRVQGVALTGSEGAGSIVAANAGKNLKKSVMELGGSDVFVVLDDADVDKAVAAGVEARLRGCGQVCNGAKRFLIHEKIADEFVNKLAEKFTSTKIGDPMDETVGLGPMSSIGARDDIAGQVERAVKAGARVLVGGSVVEGPGAYYQPTILTHVTRDNPAYFEEFFGPVAQVHVIKSDDDVVRIANDSNFGLSGAIFTADVDRAKSLASQVETGSVWINTSSFTGPELPFGGVKKSGYGRELAGAGIKELVNQKMVLVAH is encoded by the coding sequence ATGGCTTATCAGAGCGTAAACCCGGCAACGGGCAAGGTCCTCAAGACATTCAATAACCATAGCGATGACGAGATCGAGAGGGCGCTCAATCTAGCCCATTCCCTCTACAAGTCGCCGTGGTGCAAGGGCGACAGAGGTCCTCGACTAGAGGTTCTGAACCGCTTTTCCAAACTGGCGCATGAGCGCCTGGAGGAACTGGCGCGCATACTCACCCTGGAAATGGGAAAGCGGATCAACGAAGCGCGCACCGAGGTGCGGATCACCGCCGATATCGCCCAGTACTATGCCGAAAACGCCGAGTCCCTTCTCGCCCGTGAGAAGGTGGCGACGTCGAAGGGCGACGCTTGGCTGGAATATCATCCGATCGGTGTCGTAGTCGCTGTCGAGCCCTGGAATTTTCCCTTCTACCAGTTGATCCGAGTGGCCGGTCCCAATCTCGCGATCGGCAATCCTGTACTGGCGAAACACGCCAGCATGGTACCGCAGGCTGCGGTCGCGTTCGAAGAACTTCTCACCGAAGCCGGCGTACCGGAAGGCGCATGGAAGAACATCTTCGCGACAGGCGACCAGGTTTCAAAACTGATTGCTGACGACCGGGTTCAAGGCGTGGCTCTCACCGGCTCTGAGGGCGCAGGCAGCATCGTGGCGGCCAACGCGGGCAAGAACCTCAAGAAGTCCGTGATGGAACTCGGCGGCAGCGACGTGTTCGTCGTCCTCGACGACGCCGACGTGGACAAGGCCGTCGCCGCCGGCGTCGAGGCCAGGCTGCGCGGCTGCGGTCAGGTCTGCAATGGTGCGAAACGCTTCCTCATCCATGAGAAGATCGCCGACGAATTCGTCAATAAGCTCGCGGAGAAGTTCACGAGCACCAAGATCGGCGACCCCATGGATGAGACCGTCGGACTCGGGCCGATGTCTTCGATCGGAGCTCGCGACGATATTGCTGGGCAGGTCGAGCGCGCCGTCAAGGCCGGGGCCAGGGTCTTGGTCGGCGGGTCAGTGGTCGAGGGGCCGGGCGCGTATTATCAGCCAACGATCCTCACCCATGTGACAAGGGACAACCCGGCGTACTTCGAGGAGTTCTTCGGTCCCGTCGCGCAGGTGCACGTGATCAAGAGCGATGACGACGTGGTCAGGATCGCGAACGACTCGAACTTCGGGCTTTCCGGGGCGATCTTCACGGCGGACGTCGATCGCGCCAAGTCCCTCGCTTCGCAGGTGGAAACAGGCTCAGTCTGGATCAATACGTCCTCCTTCACCGGACCGGAGCTTCCATTCGGCGGGGTCAAGAAATCCGGCTACGGTCGCGAACTCGCGGGCGCCGGCATCAAAGAACTGGTGAACCAGAAGATGGTGCTCGTCGCGCACTGA
- a CDS encoding FAD-dependent oxidoreductase yields MADRGDFSTLSSPTSVELREIPGEAFPRLTPDMVARIAPFGQKDRFDGGAYLYEVGDREVDFFVILSGSVDVFESDGHGGHALIATHRENQFTGELHHLSGRAVIVCGKAVVPTSVIRLSRPALLRLVTAEPDIGEIILRSFILRRARLLEHAEGGTVVVGSCRAGDTVRIQTFLERNGYPYRCLDTDFDDDARVAMATFHADADSLPIVVLNGARVLSRPANRDLAEALGITERLDPTHVYDAVVVGAGPSGLAAAVYAASEGLDTLVVEAVGPGGQAGTSSRIENYLGFPMGISGQDLARRAQIQAQRFGARFAVADAAGRLECACYPFAVHLEGGNVVLGRSVVVATGARYRRLDIAEAEHFEGKGIHYAATSIEAQLCEGADVAVVGGGNSAGQAAIFLSSRARRVHLLVRADGLSATMSDYLVGRIVQSPRITLHARSEITSLVGENYLSSVKWRQRGEDEFEHAISNLFLMIGAVPNTDWLNGCVELDDRGFILAGYDHAGAPNGSPYATSVPGIFAVGDVRARSVKRVASSVGEGSVVVHSIHGWLANNPIGL; encoded by the coding sequence ATGGCCGATAGAGGCGACTTCAGCACGCTCAGTAGCCCGACTTCCGTTGAGCTGCGTGAAATCCCCGGGGAGGCATTTCCCCGCCTCACTCCCGATATGGTGGCGCGCATCGCCCCGTTCGGGCAGAAGGATCGGTTCGATGGCGGCGCGTACCTGTACGAAGTGGGCGATCGCGAGGTAGACTTCTTTGTCATTCTCAGCGGATCCGTCGATGTGTTCGAGAGCGACGGGCATGGCGGGCATGCGCTTATCGCCACGCACCGCGAAAACCAGTTCACCGGGGAATTGCATCACCTGAGTGGGCGAGCAGTCATTGTCTGCGGGAAAGCTGTCGTTCCCACCTCCGTCATCCGTCTTTCCCGCCCCGCGCTGCTGAGGCTGGTCACCGCCGAACCGGATATCGGCGAAATCATCCTGCGCTCGTTCATTCTCAGGCGGGCTAGGCTGCTCGAACATGCCGAGGGCGGCACCGTCGTGGTGGGAAGTTGCCGCGCCGGCGACACGGTCCGCATCCAGACGTTTCTGGAGAGGAACGGCTATCCTTATCGCTGCCTCGACACCGATTTCGACGACGACGCGCGCGTGGCCATGGCCACCTTCCATGCCGACGCCGACAGCCTGCCGATCGTTGTCCTCAACGGAGCCAGGGTACTTAGCCGGCCTGCCAATCGCGACCTTGCTGAGGCGCTCGGCATCACGGAGCGGCTGGATCCTACGCATGTGTACGATGCAGTTGTCGTCGGCGCGGGGCCGTCCGGTCTCGCCGCCGCGGTCTATGCCGCATCCGAGGGTCTGGACACGCTGGTCGTCGAGGCGGTCGGGCCGGGCGGCCAGGCAGGCACGAGTTCACGGATCGAGAACTACCTCGGATTTCCGATGGGTATCTCGGGACAGGATCTTGCCCGGCGAGCGCAGATACAGGCGCAAAGGTTCGGCGCGCGGTTTGCCGTCGCTGATGCTGCCGGGCGCCTGGAGTGCGCCTGCTATCCGTTTGCGGTGCATCTGGAAGGCGGCAATGTGGTGCTTGGCCGATCCGTCGTCGTTGCGACCGGCGCACGGTATCGAAGACTGGACATAGCAGAGGCCGAGCATTTCGAAGGCAAGGGAATTCATTACGCAGCCACCTCGATCGAGGCGCAGCTTTGTGAAGGCGCCGATGTCGCGGTGGTGGGCGGCGGAAACTCCGCTGGGCAAGCAGCGATCTTCCTGTCCTCGCGAGCCCGGCGCGTCCATCTCCTCGTCCGGGCCGATGGTCTTTCGGCGACCATGTCAGACTATCTGGTCGGCCGCATCGTGCAGTCCCCGCGGATCACCCTGCATGCCCGCAGCGAGATCACCTCGCTTGTCGGCGAGAACTACCTTTCATCGGTGAAATGGCGACAACGCGGGGAGGATGAATTCGAACATGCGATATCGAACCTCTTTCTCATGATCGGGGCTGTTCCGAACACTGACTGGCTCAACGGTTGCGTCGAACTCGATGATCGCGGTTTCATCCTGGCCGGCTACGACCATGCTGGTGCCCCGAATGGTTCGCCCTATGCAACCAGCGTCCCAGGGATATTCGCGGTTGGCGACGTCCGTGCCAGATCCGTCAAGCGCGTTGCCTCCAGCGTCGGCGAGGGATCAGTCGTGGTCCACTCGATCCACGGTTGGCTGGCGAACAATCCGATCGGCCTCTAA
- a CDS encoding alpha/beta fold hydrolase, with protein MSRIFRAICSVLVALASTSSFAIAADPQAKTVVLVHGAFADGSSWQKVIPPLQDAGLNVIAVQNPLESLEGDVAFTKRAIRDAEGPVVLVGHSWGGVVITEAGSDPKVKSLVYVAAYAPDAGQSLVDVASKYPEQESRTTYVKDEDGYLKITDDGISKYFAAGLSPQEKELVAVVQGRFHVRATTAPVKHPAWRDKPTFMVVATDDQIISPALQRDQVKSANAEMVEVPSGHVAMLSHPEAVAEIIVRAAR; from the coding sequence ATGTCCAGAATCTTTCGAGCTATCTGTTCCGTCTTGGTGGCTCTCGCATCCACCTCCTCTTTCGCAATCGCGGCCGATCCCCAGGCCAAGACCGTCGTCCTTGTTCACGGCGCGTTCGCAGACGGTTCGTCCTGGCAGAAGGTCATCCCACCCTTGCAAGATGCCGGGTTGAACGTGATCGCCGTCCAGAATCCGTTGGAGTCCCTGGAGGGCGACGTGGCTTTCACCAAGCGCGCAATCCGCGATGCCGAAGGCCCCGTCGTGCTCGTCGGTCATTCGTGGGGCGGCGTCGTCATCACGGAGGCGGGTAGTGACCCGAAGGTCAAATCATTGGTCTATGTGGCTGCCTACGCTCCTGATGCTGGGCAATCCCTGGTCGATGTTGCCTCCAAGTATCCGGAGCAGGAAAGCCGGACGACTTACGTCAAGGACGAGGATGGGTACCTCAAGATTACCGATGACGGCATTTCGAAGTACTTTGCGGCGGGCCTGTCCCCGCAGGAAAAGGAGCTTGTTGCAGTCGTACAAGGCCGATTCCACGTGCGCGCCACCACCGCGCCCGTCAAGCATCCCGCCTGGCGCGACAAACCGACTTTCATGGTTGTGGCGACGGACGACCAGATCATCTCCCCCGCGTTGCAGAGGGACCAGGTGAAGTCCGCGAACGCTGAAATGGTTGAAGTACCGTCCGGCCATGTCGCAATGCTGTCTCATCCCGAAGCCGTTGCGGAGATCATTGTGAGGGCGGCCCGATAG
- a CDS encoding ATP-binding protein, whose translation MASTEPDKIVAFGPFRLHGEHRRLFCGTEEVQLGGRAMEMLATLARNKGEVVSKEELYNAAWPGIFVHEANLKVTIASLRRALKEYSPGGDYIRTFVGRGYWLSDQVDVGDMPRIADLPVVANTRFPELGTVVGRDAEIAELRGRITANRLTTIVGPGGIGKTTVAIATVQPLEDDEGGLVTFIDLARAASEEFVIPSIATALGISSGSQDRLEAISSILARRKTLLLLDTCEHVLNAVAHLCDVILANTRDVKIVATSRQVLRAKREEVFWLAPLEVPPPRRTYTAEQVLRYSAAQLLIERASEKGKYTLEDGDASAVAEICRRLDGSPLAIELISSRLTSLSAPEVLGELGDQFNTLVDRDQEGPPRQQTLLATMQWSYELLTNSEAAVLRAISIFMGTFDLDAVVSVVAHHRLDPTDVFDAVAGLRAKSMLSIEQIAGEMRYRLLDSTRAFAGNLLETSGEMPAVSGAYARLMLGIFARANADQSRLPARQWYAAYASHADDLRRAIGWALFRHGDPLLGMQLVASGIPLWHELSLSEEARRNCEHALAEFDRTGCADMSLKLKLVVGLAAVNSYLSADAGEAIKTIETAIRLSRLIGDTNAECQALGALARYRLLPGNQTEVRKILKELKRVATHSKNRPAQWEHEILLTELEIIHCQYPPAIARMERLSQEVRRFPDGTASRFDLDPKIRSETTLGALQWLGSVRPGTGLNTVKICAREALELHHGWTLISCYTHGGLFTLSECQEWPLATQYVEQLKDTIYRHGMPTWIPVANCYAEALYVLSGARHDPDGPLSAFDELRTGLRQLGRHAYYALLIRALYAIGHVDEGVRILDYLFEIGPQRSMVPELLRLRAVKERSLGRDDDALCTLRQSVQAAEDNGAWGWHIRSATDLAVLLRDRLQIDDAKSVIEPVYGRFIDGFDTPDLQRAGDILSELRGFGRVPGS comes from the coding sequence ATGGCTTCGACGGAGCCGGACAAAATAGTCGCATTTGGCCCCTTTCGTCTCCACGGGGAGCATCGCCGCTTGTTTTGCGGTACCGAAGAGGTTCAGCTTGGCGGTCGCGCCATGGAGATGCTCGCGACGCTGGCCCGGAACAAGGGCGAAGTTGTCAGTAAGGAAGAGCTCTACAACGCGGCGTGGCCCGGCATCTTCGTACATGAAGCCAATCTGAAAGTGACAATCGCTTCGCTCAGGCGGGCACTTAAGGAATATTCTCCCGGAGGTGACTACATCCGCACCTTCGTGGGCCGCGGCTATTGGCTGAGCGATCAGGTAGATGTTGGAGACATGCCGCGCATCGCGGATCTGCCTGTCGTGGCAAATACACGCTTTCCCGAATTGGGCACCGTTGTCGGGCGGGATGCCGAAATCGCTGAACTGCGAGGCAGGATCACTGCCAACCGACTGACGACGATCGTCGGTCCCGGGGGCATTGGTAAGACAACAGTTGCAATCGCGACGGTGCAACCACTGGAAGACGATGAGGGAGGCCTCGTCACCTTCATCGATCTCGCTCGGGCGGCAAGCGAGGAATTCGTCATCCCTTCAATTGCTACGGCGCTCGGCATCAGTTCAGGTAGTCAGGATCGGCTCGAGGCGATCTCATCGATCCTCGCTCGAAGGAAGACCCTGCTTCTATTGGATACGTGTGAGCATGTACTCAATGCCGTCGCGCATCTTTGCGATGTCATCCTCGCGAACACTAGGGATGTCAAGATCGTCGCGACCAGCCGGCAAGTTCTCCGTGCGAAGCGAGAGGAGGTGTTCTGGCTCGCTCCGCTGGAAGTTCCTCCGCCTCGCCGCACCTACACAGCGGAACAAGTTCTTCGCTACTCTGCAGCCCAACTTCTCATCGAACGAGCGTCCGAGAAGGGGAAATACACATTGGAGGATGGAGATGCCTCTGCAGTCGCCGAGATATGCAGACGGCTCGACGGGTCGCCTCTCGCTATCGAGCTAATTTCGTCCCGGCTGACAAGCCTAAGTGCTCCGGAAGTACTCGGTGAGCTTGGCGACCAGTTCAACACACTGGTTGACCGTGACCAGGAGGGACCGCCTCGCCAACAAACCCTGCTCGCGACCATGCAGTGGAGCTACGAGCTGCTCACAAACAGCGAGGCGGCCGTTTTGCGCGCCATATCGATCTTCATGGGTACGTTCGATTTGGATGCGGTTGTCAGTGTTGTCGCTCATCACCGCCTAGATCCGACCGACGTTTTTGATGCCGTCGCCGGGCTCCGTGCCAAGTCGATGCTGAGCATCGAGCAGATAGCAGGCGAAATGCGATACCGCCTTCTCGACAGTACTCGCGCGTTCGCAGGGAATCTGCTGGAAACCTCCGGGGAAATGCCCGCTGTGTCGGGGGCCTATGCTCGCCTCATGCTGGGAATCTTCGCCCGAGCGAACGCCGATCAGTCAAGACTTCCAGCGCGACAATGGTATGCGGCCTACGCCAGTCATGCGGACGATTTGCGTCGGGCCATTGGCTGGGCGCTCTTTCGTCACGGAGATCCGCTCCTCGGCATGCAACTGGTCGCATCCGGCATACCACTATGGCATGAGTTGTCGTTGAGCGAAGAGGCCCGGAGGAACTGCGAACATGCGCTCGCCGAGTTTGATCGCACGGGCTGCGCCGACATGTCGTTGAAACTCAAGCTGGTCGTGGGGCTTGCGGCCGTAAACAGCTACCTGTCAGCCGATGCTGGGGAAGCCATCAAGACCATTGAAACTGCAATCAGGCTTTCGCGTCTGATCGGTGATACCAATGCCGAGTGCCAGGCGCTGGGCGCTCTGGCGAGATATCGGCTGCTGCCTGGCAACCAGACAGAGGTCCGGAAAATTCTCAAGGAGTTGAAGCGCGTCGCAACGCACTCGAAAAATCGCCCGGCACAGTGGGAGCATGAGATTCTTCTTACAGAATTGGAAATCATTCACTGCCAATACCCACCCGCGATCGCCAGGATGGAGCGGTTGAGCCAGGAGGTGCGGCGCTTTCCCGATGGGACTGCTTCTCGCTTCGATCTCGACCCAAAAATTAGGAGCGAAACGACGCTGGGCGCACTCCAGTGGTTGGGCTCTGTCAGACCCGGAACGGGGCTGAACACAGTAAAGATTTGCGCACGCGAAGCCTTGGAACTCCATCATGGTTGGACCCTCATCTCGTGCTACACCCACGGGGGGCTTTTTACTCTAAGTGAATGTCAGGAATGGCCTCTGGCTACGCAGTACGTCGAGCAACTGAAGGATACGATTTATCGCCACGGGATGCCGACGTGGATCCCCGTCGCGAACTGCTACGCCGAAGCACTATACGTACTTTCCGGAGCACGACATGATCCCGATGGGCCTTTGTCGGCGTTCGACGAACTTCGTACCGGCTTACGGCAGTTGGGACGGCATGCGTATTATGCGCTCCTGATACGCGCCCTCTATGCAATCGGACACGTTGATGAGGGCGTACGGATTCTCGACTATTTGTTCGAGATAGGACCCCAGCGCTCGATGGTGCCCGAATTGTTGCGCCTAAGGGCTGTCAAGGAACGATCGCTTGGGCGCGACGACGACGCGCTTTGCACCCTTCGGCAATCGGTCCAGGCCGCGGAGGACAACGGTGCGTGGGGATGGCACATTCGCAGTGCAACCGACCTAGCAGTTCTGCTCAGAGACCGTTTGCAGATTGATGACGCCAAGAGCGTCATCGAGCCCGTATACGGCCGGTTCATCGATGGTTTCGATACTCCCGACTTGCAGAGAGCCGGAGATATTCTGTCGGAGTTGCGGGGTTTTGGACGAGTCCCCGGCTCGTAG
- a CDS encoding SDR family oxidoreductase gives MTTNIEGKVVLITGGGTGLGAETAQMLASKGAKIAVAARRRGKLDEVASRISSSGGKAKGYELDVANKDQFKSVVDAVASDFGRLDVLINNAGLMPIRPMAEVNTDEWDAMIDVNLRGTLYGIAAVLPMFIKQEAGHIINISSVAGVKVFAPGGTVYSGTKFAVRAISEGLRQEVGSKIRVTSIEPGAVESDLKHTTSGTSQGAVMEFYKSAIPASSIARAITFAIEQPADVDINEIVLRPTAQEF, from the coding sequence ATGACGACCAATATCGAAGGGAAAGTCGTTTTGATCACCGGCGGCGGCACCGGCCTTGGCGCAGAGACCGCCCAGATGCTTGCCTCGAAAGGAGCAAAAATTGCGGTCGCCGCACGGCGGCGCGGCAAACTCGACGAAGTCGCGTCCAGGATTTCCTCCTCCGGCGGGAAGGCAAAGGGCTATGAGCTGGATGTGGCCAACAAGGACCAGTTCAAATCGGTCGTGGATGCGGTGGCGTCCGATTTTGGAAGACTGGACGTCCTGATCAACAATGCCGGGCTGATGCCGATCCGCCCCATGGCGGAAGTGAACACCGACGAATGGGATGCGATGATCGACGTCAACCTCAGGGGTACCCTGTACGGTATCGCCGCAGTCCTGCCGATGTTCATCAAACAGGAAGCGGGCCACATCATCAACATCAGCTCCGTCGCGGGCGTCAAGGTCTTCGCACCGGGCGGCACGGTCTACTCTGGCACCAAGTTCGCCGTCAGGGCGATCTCAGAGGGGCTGCGCCAGGAGGTCGGAAGCAAGATCAGGGTGACATCAATCGAACCGGGTGCCGTCGAGAGCGATCTCAAGCACACGACCAGTGGAACATCACAGGGCGCGGTCATGGAATTCTACAAGTCGGCGATCCCCGCCAGTTCCATTGCCAGGGCAATCACCTTCGCAATCGAGCAACCCGCCGACGTGGACATCAACGAGATCGTGCTGCGTCCGACGGCACAGGAATTTTGA
- a CDS encoding ATP-binding protein produces the protein MGYHATNGFFGFGPYQLNPAARVLHRGDELLAIGSRAFDMLVALVQSHGQVLSHKELMAFAWPGLNVEASNIRVQMTHLRREIGCGENGDRYIVSVAGRGYSFVAPVTWNEAPESPQAWHLPLNYGQSSCTGRCTAKKFPPRLSHPIGRDESIAKLSQMVSERRFVTIVGAGGIGKTTLSILVAHALPMFEHAHFIDLSTVRDEAAVPRAIAAALDIALSESDVILDVIGHLSSRCALLILDNCEHVIDAAADIVGLLLERTARVHILATSREALRLPGEAVHILRPLGVPPHTGHLTTAQALLWPAVQLFVERAVDSGHLESFVDEQAATIAAICRRLDGNPLAIELVASRMEPYGLDRIAELLDNQLALRWRGSRYAAPRHQTAEAMMDWSYALLSETDQRVFRRLSVFPGEFSLESAVVMMEDDDLEQAHIIESIGNLIDKSLLSLHPGTGPAQLKLSGIAKTYAAFKLIAFGERPLVEQRQAPYRAQCPLPCGPNTAFSSDSGTVDADPDILSLLTTSNAGGG, from the coding sequence ATGGGATATCACGCGACAAACGGTTTTTTCGGCTTTGGGCCATACCAGTTGAACCCGGCCGCAAGGGTGCTCCATCGAGGCGACGAGCTGCTTGCGATAGGCAGCCGTGCCTTCGACATGCTGGTCGCTCTCGTCCAGAGCCATGGACAGGTCCTTTCCCACAAGGAACTCATGGCGTTCGCGTGGCCTGGCCTCAATGTGGAAGCCTCCAACATAAGAGTGCAGATGACACATCTGAGGCGCGAGATCGGCTGTGGCGAAAACGGCGATCGCTACATCGTTAGCGTAGCGGGTCGCGGCTACAGCTTCGTCGCCCCGGTCACATGGAATGAGGCACCTGAGTCGCCGCAGGCCTGGCATCTGCCATTGAACTACGGTCAGTCATCCTGCACGGGTCGTTGCACTGCAAAGAAATTCCCACCTCGCCTGAGCCATCCCATAGGCCGGGACGAGAGCATAGCCAAACTTTCGCAGATGGTTTCTGAACGCCGTTTCGTTACGATTGTGGGCGCGGGAGGGATCGGAAAGACGACCCTGTCCATTTTGGTGGCCCACGCCCTGCCCATGTTCGAGCATGCGCATTTTATCGACCTCAGCACCGTTCGCGACGAAGCGGCTGTACCGAGAGCGATTGCCGCGGCCCTGGATATCGCCCTTTCGGAAAGTGATGTTATTTTGGACGTCATCGGCCACCTGTCCTCACGATGCGCCCTATTGATCCTGGACAATTGCGAGCATGTTATCGACGCCGCGGCTGATATCGTCGGTTTGCTTCTTGAGCGGACGGCCAGGGTGCATATTCTCGCCACGAGTCGCGAAGCCCTCCGCTTGCCCGGCGAGGCCGTCCACATTCTCCGCCCGCTTGGCGTTCCTCCGCACACAGGACACTTGACAACGGCACAGGCGTTACTCTGGCCCGCAGTCCAGCTTTTCGTAGAGCGTGCGGTTGATAGCGGCCATCTGGAGTCATTCGTCGACGAACAGGCAGCGACAATCGCCGCCATTTGCAGGAGACTGGACGGCAATCCGCTTGCGATCGAACTGGTGGCGAGCCGCATGGAACCATATGGCCTCGACCGGATCGCGGAGTTGTTGGACAACCAACTCGCCTTGCGATGGAGAGGTAGTCGGTACGCCGCCCCGCGCCACCAGACAGCGGAAGCGATGATGGATTGGAGCTACGCGCTTCTGTCTGAGACGGACCAACGAGTGTTCAGGAGGCTGTCGGTATTCCCGGGTGAGTTCTCGCTGGAATCTGCCGTCGTAATGATGGAAGACGACGACCTCGAGCAAGCACATATCATCGAATCCATCGGCAATCTTATCGACAAGTCCCTCCTTTCACTTCATCCGGGAACAGGACCTGCACAACTCAAACTGTCGGGCATCGCCAAGACATATGCGGCGTTCAAACTCATTGCTTTCGGAGAGCGCCCGCTTGTCGAACAGCGGCAGGCTCCATATCGTGCCCAGTGTCCTCTACCGTGCGGTCCGAACACGGCTTTCTCCTCGGATAGCGGGACTGTCGACGCAGATCCCGACATCTTGAGCTTGCTCACGACTTCGAACGCCGGGGGAGGCTGA